Proteins encoded together in one Penaeus vannamei isolate JL-2024 chromosome 9, ASM4276789v1, whole genome shotgun sequence window:
- the Nrg gene encoding neuroglian isoform X3, which produces MLETRLPRMTLQALLVVAVVAVTCEAVIKYPPMMTKQPPSNEELLFQVASRMDENDKPFIIECEAEGEPAPKYRWVKNGKEFDWQTYDNRISQQPGRGTLVITSPRDEDLGQYQCFATNDMGTATSNSVFVRKSELNSFKNEDPVSETVNEGDPIGLTCQPPDGYPKPFVYWMIQDDRGALRSINSSRMTVDPEGTLWFSNVTRFDESNDFTYACSATSTFRNEYKLGNRVYLRVFQSGSTSVQTKNEPEVQFKSRKNTVILKGKTLRLWCIFSGTPLPEMLWKKSNNSIPVPLPHDRVDYENYGKTLVIRYVDFEDEGQYECEASNGVGVAKSYTMNVEVQAIPYFEKEPEIENRAEGETATFYCEAGGRPPPKQYWIYNGMPIEEAPYNPRRIVEPNRIIIKNLTKADTGNYGCNATNVHGYVYKDVYVNVLALPPEIRVPPSDVQAVDGQQVNLTCRVFGAPKPRITWIKDNVEKTGGRFLVTDDGDLVIRDVSFTDAGDYTCVAENKFGQEEAHGSLVVKERTRITNTPEDYEVAAGQTATFRCNAVTDSDLELSIEWLTDGKLIDFDQEPRFVQQSDSSLSITKTTELDSGVYTCVASTELDKVTAAATLIVQDVPNPPKLLLPVVCNDRDASVEWQPMGDNRAPILGYIIQYNTSFTPDTWENAFDSVPATSTQFNINLSPWANYTFRVIARNKIGPSLPSDHSGMCTTPQDVPYKNPDGVEGKGSTPQNLVIKWSPMPEIEHNGPGFKYRVYWKRDDIDNTRWKTEDVLDWEQDHLVVESQPTFKPYRIKVEAHNEKGQAHVAAPEVLGWSGEDVPTEAPRNLSLIELRDATTALLAWEPVSNSSIRGHFKGYKIQTWTENENEEKARDIIVENNNEPSALVTSFVPYTKNFVRVLVFNGAYDGPPSETISFSTPEGKPGPVDSLDAIPMGSSAFFLIWKKPKQPNGILTGYHIYYQVVEGTETGPLSERDPSINDPMVTRAKLASLKPATKYRITIRARTAMGLGSSYYIERMTRSTGASPPGKPTFIWQHISTKTGTPAIKITWIPNTESNPGSHFFVKYKLYGESMFQETKPELYQDFTILKGLEPERAYKMSVVAVDGEFTTESDIEEIDTHETGITSEVTRRPSDSIATRGWFIGMMLAIAFLLLVLIIVCIVKRNRGGKYAVHEREAAHGRTDFNEEQGFPEYAQPLDGAKRDSLGSDVKNPIESDTDSMAEYGDGETGRFTEDGSFIGQYGGATGKRKPPVPEDKSPSAVATFV; this is translated from the exons ATGTTAGAGACACGGTTACCGAGGATGACCCTGCAGGCGCTGTTGGTGGTGGCTGTTGTGGCGGTGACCTGCGAGGCGGTGATCAAGTACCCGCCCATGATGACGAAACAGCCGCCTTCCAACGAGGAGCTGCTGTTCCAAGTGGCCTCCAGGATGGACGAGAACGACAAACCTTTTATTATCGAATGCGAGGCGGAGGGAGAGCCAGCCCCTAA ATACCGATGGGTAAAGAACGGGAAAGAATTCGACTGGCAGACCTACGACAACCGAATCTCACAGCAGCCAGGAAGAGGCACGTTGGTGATCACGTCCCCGAGGGATGAGGACCTGG GCCAGTATCAGTGCTTTGCAACCAATGACATGGGAACAGCAACTTCAAACTCTGTGTTTGTGCGTAAATCTGAGTTGAATAGCTTCAAGAATGAGGATCCGGTGTCTGAGACTGTCAATGAGGGTGATCCAATTGGACTGACTTGCCAGCCACCGGATGGTTATCCTAAACCTTTTGTATACTGGATGATTCAG GATGACCGAGGTGCTCTGCGCAGCATTAACTCCTCCCGAATGACAGTGGACCCTGAAGGAACTCTTTGGTTTTCCAATGTTACTCGATTTGATGAATCCAATGACTTCACATATGCCTGCTCTGCGACATCCACTTTCCGTAATGAATATAAGCTGGGCAATCGTGTCTACTTGCGTGTATTCCAGAGTGGTAGTACTTCAGTTCAGACTAAAAATGAACCTGAAGTACAGTTCAAAAGCCGCAAGAACACTGTCATTTTGAAGGGGAAAACTCTGAGACTTTGGTGCATCTTCAGTGGAAC GCCCTTACCTGAGATGCTTTGGAAGAAGAGCAACAACTCGATCCCAGTTCCTTTACCACATGACCGAGTTGACTATGAAAATTATGGCAAGACTTTAGTCATTCGCTATGTAGACTTTGAAGATGAAGGCCAATATGAGTGTGAAGCAAGTAATGGTGTTGGTGTAGCCAAGTCCTACACAATGAATGTTGAAGTACAAG CCATTCCCTACTTTGAGAAGGAACCTGAAATAGAGAACAGGGCTGAAGGTGAGACTGCCACATTCTACTGTGAAGCTGGTGGAAGGCCTCCCCCAAAGCAGTATTGGATCTACAATGGCATGCCTATTGAGGAAGCCCCATACAACCCCCGTCGTATTGTTGAGCCAAATAGGATTATCATCAAGAATTTGACAAAGGCTGATACAGGCAACTATGGTTGCAATGCAACAAATGTTCATGGATATGTCTACAAggatgtttatgtaaatgttctTG CTTTGCCTCCTGAAATCCGTGTCCCACCTAGTGATGTTCAAGCAGTAGATGGACAACAAGTTAACCTTACCTGCCGAGTGTTTGGAGCACCAAAGCCGCGCATCACCTGGATCAAGGATAATGTTGAGAAGACTGGTGGACGTTTCCTTGTAACAGATGATGGAGATCTTGTTATCAG GGATGTCTCATTCACTGATGCTGGAGATTATACATGTGTTGCTGAGAACAAATTTGGCCAGGAAGAAGCTCACGGATCTTTAGTTGTAAAGGAGAGAACACGTATTACTAATACTCCTGAAGATTATGAAGTTGCTGCAGGACAAACTGCTACATTTAG ATGTAATGCTGTAACTGACAGCGACTTAGAACTTAGTATCGAGTGGCTTACTGATGGTAAGCTTATTGATTTTGATCAAGAACCAAGATTTGTACAGCAGTCTGATTCTTCCCTGAGTATCACTAAGACAACTGAATTAGACTCGGGTGTTTATACCTGTGTAGCCTCAACTGAATTGGACAAGGTTACTGCTGCTGCCACTCTCATTGTTCAAG ATGTACCAAACCCACCAAAATTACTGCTGCCAGTGGTATGTAATGACCGCGATGCAAGCGTTGAGTGGCAACCAATGGGTGATAACAGAGCCCCAATCCTTGGCTATATCATTCAGTATAATACAAGCTTCACTCCAGATACCTGGGAAAATGCATTTGATTCTGTTCCTGCTACAAGTACACAGTTCAAT ATCAATCTCAGTCCTTGGGCCAACTACACATTTAGGGTGATTGCTCGTAACAAGATTGGgccatcattaccatcagatCATTCTGGAATGTGTACCACACCTCAGGATGTTCCTTACAAGAATCCTGATGGTGTTGAAGGCAAGGGCTCCACCCCACAAAACCTTGTCATCAAGTGGTCT CCAATGCCAGAAATTGAACACAATGGCCCAGGATTCAAGTATCGGGTATATTGGAAGAgagatgacattgataatactaGATGGAAAACAGAAGATGTGTTAGATTGGGAGCAAGACCATTTGGTTGTAGAAAGCCAGCCTACTTTCAAACCCTATAGGATCAAGGTGGAAGCCCATAATGAGAAGGGACAAGCTCATGTTGCAGCTCCAGAAGTACTGGGTTGGTCAGGAGAGGATG TTCCTACAGAAGCTCCAAGAAATTTGAGTTTGATTGAATTAAGAGATGCAACAACAGCTTTATTGGCATGGGAACCTGTGTCTAATTCTTCAATCCGTGGTCACTTCAAGGGATACAAG ATTCAAACTTGgactgaaaatgaaaatgaagagaaagcaagggacaTAATagtagagaataataatgaaccaAGTGCCCTAGTAACCTCCTTTGTTCCATACACAAAGAACTTTGTCCGTGTTCTGGTGTTTAATGGTGCCTATGATGGTCCTCCTAGTGAGACTATTAGCTTCTCGACTCCTGAAGGAA AGCCTGGCCCTGTTGATTCTCTTGATGCCATCCCCATGGGCTCATCAGCATTTTTCCTCATCTGGAAGAAACCCAAACAACCAAATGGAATTTTGACTGGATACCACATTTACTATCAAGTGGTTGAGGGAACAGAAACAGGGCCATTGTCTGAGAGGGATCCCTCCATCAATGATCCAATGGTCACAAGGGCCAAGTTAGCTTCACTGAAGCCAGCCACAAAGTATCGCATCACAATCAGAGCCAGAACTGCA ATGGGATTGGGCTCCAGCTACTACATTGAGCGAATGACTCGAAGTACTGGAGCTTCACCACCAGGAAAGCCAACATTCATCTGGCAGCACATCAGCACAAAAACAGGAACCCCAGCCATAAAAATTACTTGGATTCCTAACACGGAAAGCAACCCTGGCTCACATTTCTTCGTAAAGTACAA GTTGTATGGAGAAAGCATGTTCCAAGAAACCAAACCAGAACTGTATCAGGACTTCACAATACTTAAGGGACTAGAACCTGAGAGAGCATACAAGATGAGTGTAGTGGCAGTAGATGGTGAATTTACTACAGAATCTGACATAGAGGAGATTGATACACATGAAACTGGCATT ACTTCAGAAGTGACTCGGCGCCCGTCAGACAGCATTGCAACGCGAGGATGGTTCATTGGTATGATGCTTGCAATTGCATTCCTTCTACTGGTCCTCATCATTGTGTGCATTGTAAAACGCAACCGTGGTGGAAAATATGCCGTCCATGAAAGGGAGGCAGCACATGGCCGTACAGATTTCAATGAAGAGCAGGGATTCCCAGAATACGCCCAGCC ACTGGATGGAGCAAAAAGAGATAGTCTGGGAAGTGATGTCAAAAACCCAATAGAGTCAGATACAGATTCAATGGCTGAGTATGGTGATGGGGAAACAG GAAGGTTTACAGAAGATGGCTCATTCATTGGACAATATGGAGGAGCCACAGGGAAGAGGAAGCCGCCAGTCCCAGAGGACAAGTCACCATCAGCTGTGGCAACTTTTGTCTAG